In a genomic window of Melanotaenia boesemani isolate fMelBoe1 chromosome 1, fMelBoe1.pri, whole genome shotgun sequence:
- the calml4a gene encoding calmodulin-like protein 4a: protein MAKFFTPVQINEFKECFSLYDKKQKGKIDSKDLITVMRCLGTSPTFGEIERHLQVHKIEKTGELDFSTFLMMMHRQMQQEDPKTEILEAFRMTDKQKKGYIQASELRAKLTKLGEKLTNKEVDELFREANVKSNGTINYEAFTQMVTLPPVDY, encoded by the exons ATG GCTAAATTTTTCACACCAGTTCAGATCAATG AGTTCAAAGAGTGCTTCTCCTTGTATGACAAGAAGCAAAAGGGCAAAATTGATTCCAAAGACCTCATCACAGTCATGCGCTGCCTGGGAACAAGCCCCACCTTCGGAGAAATTGAAAGACATCTACAAGTTCACAAAATTG AAAAGACGGGTGAGCTGGACTTCTCTACGTTCTTGATGATGATGCACAGACAAATGCAGCAGGAGGACCCCAAGACAGAAATCTTGGAGGCCTTTCGGATGACTGACAAACAGAAGAAAGGCTACATCCAGGCGTCTGAGCTGCGAGCCAAACTCACCAAGTTAGGAGAGAAACTCACAAACAAAGAAG TGGATGAGCTCTTCAGAGAGGCGAATGTCAAGTCGAACGGGACTATCAACTATGAAGCGTTCACCCAAATGGTGACGCTGCCACCAGTTGATTACTGA